A region of the Denitrificimonas caeni genome:
AACTCATGCTCGCAAGCAAAAGCCAATTCAGCCCAGTAAATCGGGGTAGTGCTGACCTGTTGCATGCCCACTTCGCTAAACATTGCACAAAACGCTGGCCAATTAGCGCGATAACGGCCATAGAGGCGACGCTGCACGCTACTGGATAACCCTGCTAAGCAATCATGCGCAGGACGCGGTGCCGACAGACTGTGCGCCTGCGCGGTTTCTTGCATTGAACAGCCATTAAATAGCGTACAGGCTTGCAGCATTTCTAACGCCAGTAAACGAAAAGTAGTGAGTTTGCCACCAGATAGACTGACGCAACCCGGCTCGATCCAGAGCATGTGCTCGCGTGATTCATCCGAAGGTTTATGGCCACTTTCAGTGCTTTTGACCACAATCGGGCGCACACCGGACCAAGTCGATAGCACATCCTCTGCGCTGATCTGCGCGCTGGGAAAGACCTTGGCGCAACCGGCGAGCAGATACTCCACTTCAGCTTGGCTGATTGCTGCTTCTTGGTTGAGATCATCCTTATGATCAATATCAGTGGTGCCAATCACCGTGGCACCTTCCCACGGGAAGATGAACATTAAACGCTTATCAATGGGATGCTTAAAACTCACCGATTGACTGACCGGCAAACGCCAACTGGGTAAGAGCAAATGACTGCCGCGCAACGGACGAATGTCATGCTGTTGCTTGCTTAGCCCTGCCGCATCGGTCCACACCCCAGTGGCTTGCGCCAGCGCTTTACAGGTCAAGTCAAACTGCGCACCGGTCAATGTGTCTTCAATACGCACACCGCTGACACGCTGCTCAACATCCCCTGCAGCGGCGGCATTATCCTCGCTGTATAAACGCCCAAGCACGCGCAGGTTACTCACCACACAGGCGCCGAGTGCACGAGCCTCGGCCAACACATGCATGACTAAGCGCGCATCGTCAGTCACCGCATCTTGAAACTGACTGGCTCCTTGCAAATGCTCTTGCTGCAAGCCATTCACCACCATCGGCACTTGCCACGGTGGATGAAACTGTTGCAAAGATTGCCCGGCAA
Encoded here:
- a CDS encoding glycerol-3-phosphate dehydrogenase/oxidase, with the translated sequence MTSAATQHVNWTQAWRDQVLPELAAQTWDLIVIGGGITGAGVIREAAKRGWRCLLVEQRDFAWGTSSRSSKMVHGGLRYISQGELALTRDSVRERQLLLDNEAGLVEPLPFLYPHYQGEFPGRWVFSWVLRLYDGFAGQSLQQFHPPWQVPMVVNGLQQEHLQGASQFQDAVTDDARLVMHVLAEARALGACVVSNLRVLGRLYSEDNAAAAGDVEQRVSGVRIEDTLTGAQFDLTCKALAQATGVWTDAAGLSKQQHDIRPLRGSHLLLPSWRLPVSQSVSFKHPIDKRLMFIFPWEGATVIGTTDIDHKDDLNQEAAISQAEVEYLLAGCAKVFPSAQISAEDVLSTWSGVRPIVVKSTESGHKPSDESREHMLWIEPGCVSLSGGKLTTFRLLALEMLQACTLFNGCSMQETAQAHSLSAPRPAHDCLAGLSSSVQRRLYGRYRANWPAFCAMFSEVGMQQVSTTPIYWAELAFACEHELVIHLDDLLLRRTRLGLLLAQGAVAVLEQVRELCQPRLAWDDQRWAEEQQRYLRIYQQFYSLPSAAVVGL